The Paraburkholderia sabiae genome includes a region encoding these proteins:
- a CDS encoding PAS domain S-box protein codes for MNASQDRQIDTTDTTTLLNRERSTNARLRKLIDAHSRIAAAKLDLDRFLSLVTDSLLELVPAAHASVVEWVDGEDMVYRACSGTIAHHVGLRLKRDGSLSGLCSLEKHLLYSVDTADDPRVDAAACRRVGAASMIVAPLLYQSEVAGVVKLMAGSASAFSNEDIETLERITSLVASGMAHQRVFAENRALIEQNTITIARLRTEISLREAADSKLEASLRRRRLVLDTTHDAFVCTDADGIIIEWNDAATRTFGYARDAVMGRPILDTLFPARCKARYAELDVFRISPEPHPEESSHRSRTELIARRIDGNEFPAELSVCPVQFDGHVELAYFVRDVTERFSARELDKRFRVLVDAIKDYAITMLDSQGNITTWSAGSTQVMGYAPNEVLGQSASLFYTPEDVAAGRPQRDLQLAAREGRIEMEEWRVRKNGTIFWANIITTALRDPNGALQGFAKITRDMSRRRRLEELEASSQRMSQFLALLGHELRNPLAPLRNAVSMLQLKSADHHGFVPEHELIDRQLSHLTRLVDDLLDAGRVTLGRVQIEPKPVSMQAIAQLSIEGSAPLLAARDQTLDVVMPDTPMYIEGDLTRMVQVVQNLLNNASKFSPAGASIGLQVFRSGRLLAIRIYDSGRGIDPDAIDAIFNLFVQETPTEEQADKSGLGIGLTLARAIVDLHGGHIEAHSEGRGKGSVFTVWLPECNHVIADEGKRDEEPAPAQAVDLKVMVVDDNIDSADSMATLVQVLGHEAHAVYDGAAAIDLAHTLQPDLVLLDLSMPKMTGFEALPHIRKALTASGAVIAAMTGLGTSEDRARTEAAGFDLHLTKPVDLPELEGVLQIAVKHVRD; via the coding sequence ATGAATGCCAGCCAGGACAGACAGATCGATACGACCGACACCACCACCCTGCTCAATCGCGAGCGCTCGACGAATGCCCGCCTGCGAAAGCTGATCGACGCGCATTCCAGAATCGCCGCGGCGAAGCTGGACCTCGACCGCTTCCTGTCGCTCGTCACCGATTCGCTGCTCGAACTGGTGCCTGCCGCGCATGCGTCGGTGGTCGAATGGGTCGATGGCGAGGACATGGTGTATCGCGCGTGCAGCGGCACGATCGCGCATCACGTCGGTCTGCGCCTCAAGCGCGACGGCAGCCTGTCGGGACTGTGCTCGCTGGAAAAGCATCTGCTGTACAGCGTCGATACGGCGGACGATCCGCGCGTCGATGCAGCCGCATGCCGACGCGTCGGCGCGGCGTCGATGATCGTCGCGCCGCTGCTGTATCAGTCGGAAGTCGCGGGTGTCGTCAAGTTGATGGCAGGCAGTGCGAGCGCCTTCTCGAACGAAGACATCGAGACGCTCGAACGGATCACGTCGCTCGTCGCGTCGGGCATGGCGCATCAGCGCGTATTCGCTGAGAACCGCGCGCTGATCGAGCAGAACACCATCACGATCGCGCGGCTGCGCACCGAAATCAGCCTGCGCGAAGCCGCCGACAGCAAGCTCGAAGCGTCGCTGCGCCGCCGCCGTCTCGTGCTCGACACGACGCACGACGCATTCGTCTGTACCGACGCCGACGGCATCATCATCGAATGGAACGATGCCGCGACGCGCACCTTCGGCTATGCGCGCGACGCCGTCATGGGACGCCCGATACTCGACACGCTGTTTCCCGCGCGCTGCAAGGCGCGCTACGCCGAACTCGACGTGTTCAGGATCTCGCCGGAACCGCATCCGGAGGAATCCTCGCACCGCAGCCGCACGGAACTGATCGCGCGGCGCATCGACGGTAACGAGTTTCCCGCGGAACTGTCCGTGTGCCCCGTGCAGTTCGACGGACACGTCGAACTCGCGTACTTCGTGCGCGACGTCACCGAGCGTTTCAGCGCGCGCGAACTCGACAAGCGCTTTCGCGTGCTGGTCGACGCGATCAAGGACTATGCGATCACGATGCTCGACTCGCAAGGCAATATCACGACATGGAGCGCGGGCTCGACCCAGGTGATGGGCTATGCGCCGAACGAAGTGCTCGGCCAGTCGGCGTCGCTCTTTTACACGCCCGAAGATGTCGCGGCAGGCAGGCCGCAGCGCGATCTTCAACTCGCCGCGCGCGAAGGCCGCATCGAAATGGAAGAGTGGCGCGTGCGCAAGAACGGCACGATCTTCTGGGCGAACATCATCACGACGGCGCTGCGCGATCCGAACGGCGCGCTGCAGGGTTTCGCGAAGATCACGCGTGACATGTCGCGGCGGCGGCGCCTCGAAGAACTCGAAGCATCGAGCCAACGCATGAGCCAGTTCCTCGCACTGCTCGGCCACGAACTGCGCAATCCGCTCGCGCCGCTGCGCAACGCGGTGAGCATGCTGCAACTGAAATCCGCCGATCATCACGGCTTCGTACCCGAGCACGAACTGATCGACCGGCAGCTGTCGCATCTGACGCGGCTCGTCGACGATCTGCTCGACGCGGGGCGGGTCACGCTGGGACGCGTGCAGATCGAACCGAAGCCGGTGTCGATGCAGGCCATCGCGCAACTGAGCATCGAAGGCAGCGCGCCGCTGCTGGCCGCGCGCGACCAGACGCTCGATGTCGTGATGCCTGATACGCCGATGTATATCGAAGGCGATCTCACGCGGATGGTGCAGGTCGTGCAGAACCTGTTGAACAACGCGTCGAAGTTCAGTCCGGCGGGCGCGTCGATCGGCTTGCAGGTGTTCCGCTCGGGGCGGCTGCTCGCGATACGCATTTACGATTCGGGACGCGGCATCGATCCCGATGCGATCGATGCGATCTTCAACCTGTTCGTGCAGGAAACGCCGACGGAAGAACAGGCCGACAAGAGCGGGCTCGGCATCGGGCTGACGCTGGCGCGCGCGATCGTCGATCTGCACGGCGGCCATATCGAAGCGCACAGCGAAGGACGCGGCAAGGGCAGCGTGTTCACCGTGTGGCTGCCCGAATGCAATCATGTGATCGCCGACGAAGGCAAGCGCGACGAAGAGCCCGCGCCCGCGCAAGCCGTCGATCTGAAAGTGATGGTCGTCGACGACAACATCGATTCCGCCGACAGCATGGCGACGCTCGTGCAGGTGCTCGGCCACGAAGCGCACGCCGTGTACGACGGCGCAGCGGCCATCGATCTCGCGCACACGCTGCAACCCGATCTCGTGCTGCTCGATCTGTCGATGCCGAAGATGACGGGCTTCGAGGCTTTGCCGCATATCCGCAAGGCGCTTACCGCGTCGGGCGCCGTGATCGCGGCGATGACGGGGCTCGGCACGAGCGAAGACCGCGCGCGGACGGAAGCCGCCGGCTTCGACCTGCATCTGACCAAGCCCGTCGATCTGCCCGAGCTGGAAGGCGTGCTGCAGATTGCCGTCAAGCACGTGCGCGACTAG
- a CDS encoding MFS transporter, protein MQSAVVGVVRTASRFRWTVCALLFFATVINYMDRQILGLLAPLLQHEIGWTQVQYGRIVIAFSAFYAIGLLCFGRVVDWLGTRISYAGAMLIWSIAAMLHAAVGSVMGFAAVRALLGIGEGGNFPAAIKTTAEWFPRRERALATGIFNSGANIGAVFAPAIIPAIAVMYGWRAAFVIIGAIGIVWLAVWLAVYRPADRSAQDEAFDEPRDEVEALDARHANARAPGWGELIKKRETWAFLIGKFLTDPVWWFYLFWLPKWLNESRGMDMQHIGLPLVVIYAITTVGSIGGGWISSSLLRKGWTVNAARKTAMLICACCVLPIAFVSQAENLWVAVGIVGLAAAAHQGWSANLFTTASDLFPRRALGAVVGIGGMAGSIGGVLFSEVIGQVLQRTGHYWVLFAIGALAYLLALAIMHVLTPRMSPAKLDA, encoded by the coding sequence ATGCAATCTGCCGTCGTCGGCGTGGTGCGCACCGCCAGCCGCTTCCGCTGGACCGTCTGTGCGCTACTTTTCTTCGCCACCGTCATCAATTACATGGACCGGCAGATTCTCGGTCTGCTCGCGCCGCTGCTTCAGCACGAGATCGGCTGGACGCAGGTGCAGTACGGCCGCATCGTGATCGCGTTCTCCGCCTTTTATGCAATCGGCCTGTTGTGCTTCGGACGGGTCGTCGACTGGCTCGGCACGCGCATTTCGTACGCGGGCGCGATGCTGATCTGGAGCATCGCCGCGATGCTGCACGCGGCCGTCGGCTCGGTGATGGGCTTTGCGGCCGTACGCGCGCTGCTCGGCATCGGCGAAGGCGGCAACTTCCCGGCCGCCATCAAGACCACGGCCGAATGGTTCCCGCGCCGCGAGCGCGCGCTCGCCACGGGCATCTTCAACTCCGGCGCGAACATCGGCGCGGTGTTTGCGCCCGCCATCATCCCCGCGATCGCCGTGATGTACGGCTGGCGCGCGGCGTTCGTGATCATCGGCGCGATCGGTATCGTGTGGCTGGCTGTGTGGCTCGCGGTCTATCGTCCCGCTGACCGCAGCGCGCAAGACGAAGCGTTCGACGAACCGCGCGACGAAGTCGAAGCACTCGACGCGCGCCACGCGAACGCCCGCGCACCCGGCTGGGGCGAACTGATCAAAAAGCGCGAAACGTGGGCGTTCCTGATCGGCAAGTTCCTGACCGATCCGGTCTGGTGGTTCTACCTGTTCTGGCTGCCGAAGTGGCTCAACGAATCGCGCGGCATGGACATGCAGCACATCGGCTTGCCGCTCGTCGTCATCTACGCGATCACGACGGTCGGCAGCATCGGCGGCGGCTGGATTTCGTCGAGCCTGCTGCGCAAAGGCTGGACCGTGAACGCCGCGCGCAAGACGGCCATGCTGATCTGCGCGTGCTGCGTGCTGCCCATCGCGTTCGTGTCGCAGGCAGAGAACCTGTGGGTGGCTGTCGGCATCGTCGGTCTCGCAGCGGCTGCGCACCAGGGCTGGTCGGCGAATCTGTTCACGACGGCATCGGATCTCTTCCCGCGCCGTGCGCTCGGCGCTGTGGTCGGTATCGGCGGGATGGCGGGCTCGATCGGCGGTGTTCTGTTCTCCGAAGTGATCGGCCAGGTGCTGCAACGCACGGGTCACTACTGGGTGCTGTTCGCGATCGGCGCACTCGCCTATCTGCTCGCACTCGCGATCATGCACGTGCTCACGCCGCGCATGTCGCCCGCGAAGCTCGATGCGTAA
- a CDS encoding LacI family DNA-binding transcriptional regulator: MRFLRQSGKANENVTLPMKKVSPTIRDVAVAAGVSVATVSKYINGAQRFSPAVEARLKEAIEQLGYRSNPLARSMITGRTRTIGLAILDISNPHFTNVVKGANRVALQHDYTLLLVDTEENQARERSLIEALAQRVDGLIVSSRMPDEESQWMLDLNKPLVLLRRSPGLPIPSVGIDNRLATYMLARHLLNLGHRHIAYLGFGQARINDERIRGVRECLDEAGLSLDVHDAHAPTAQAGEQACSRVMLGPQRPQAVICYNDLIALGFMKEAASLGFKLPRDVSVTGVDNVPYGEYAAPALTTVDIQSEKMGELAMQKLIDGLAGHSEAEHSMFEPRLIVRESTAALG; this comes from the coding sequence AAGTTTCCCCGACGATTCGCGACGTCGCCGTCGCGGCGGGCGTGTCCGTCGCCACCGTGTCCAAGTACATCAACGGCGCGCAGCGGTTTTCTCCCGCCGTCGAAGCGCGGCTCAAGGAAGCGATCGAGCAGCTCGGCTATCGCTCGAACCCGCTCGCGCGGTCGATGATCACGGGCCGCACGCGCACCATCGGCCTCGCGATTCTCGACATCAGCAATCCGCACTTCACGAACGTCGTGAAGGGCGCGAACCGCGTCGCGCTTCAGCACGACTACACGCTGCTGCTCGTCGATACCGAAGAAAACCAGGCGCGCGAGCGTTCGCTGATCGAAGCGCTCGCGCAACGTGTCGACGGGCTGATCGTCAGTTCGCGCATGCCCGACGAAGAATCGCAGTGGATGCTCGACCTCAACAAGCCGCTCGTGCTGCTGCGGCGCAGTCCGGGCCTGCCGATTCCGAGCGTCGGCATCGACAACCGGCTCGCGACGTACATGCTCGCGCGTCATCTGCTGAATCTCGGGCATCGGCATATCGCGTATCTCGGCTTCGGCCAGGCGCGCATCAACGACGAGCGGATTCGCGGCGTGCGCGAGTGTCTCGACGAAGCGGGACTCTCGCTCGATGTGCACGACGCGCACGCGCCGACCGCGCAGGCGGGCGAACAGGCCTGCTCGCGCGTGATGCTCGGACCGCAGCGGCCGCAGGCGGTGATCTGCTACAACGATCTGATCGCGCTCGGCTTCATGAAGGAAGCGGCGTCGCTCGGCTTCAAGCTGCCGCGCGACGTGTCCGTGACGGGCGTCGACAACGTGCCTTACGGCGAGTACGCTGCGCCCGCGCTCACCACCGTCGATATCCAGAGCGAGAAGATGGGCGAACTCGCGATGCAGAAGCTCATCGACGGTCTGGCAGGTCACAGCGAGGCCGAGCATTCGATGTTCGAGCCGCGTTTGATCGTGCGGGAATCGACGGCTGCTTTGGGCTGA